The Mucilaginibacter yixingensis genome window below encodes:
- the hisG gene encoding ATP phosphoribosyltransferase encodes MKTLKIAIQKSGRLNEKSVELLKNCGLNFENYKSSLISPVSNFPLEILFLRDDDIPEYVQDGIADLGIVGENVIQETGVDVSYLQRLGFGKCSLKIAVPNTANYQSLSDLNGESIATSYPNILEKFLGENNIKADIRTISGSVEISPGLGLANAIFDIVSTGGTLKSNGLKPFADVMSSEAVLIGRKGSENEDLVKELIQRIQSVLRAKETKYVVLNAPKDNLQTIIDLLPGVKSPSVVPLAEEGWVAIHTVIPERDFWERISKLKEAGAQGIVVMPIEKIIL; translated from the coding sequence TTGAAAACACTTAAAATAGCGATCCAGAAATCGGGTCGACTCAACGAAAAATCAGTTGAATTACTGAAAAATTGTGGCTTAAACTTTGAAAATTATAAAAGTTCGCTCATCTCGCCTGTATCAAATTTCCCATTAGAAATACTTTTTTTGCGTGATGACGATATTCCTGAGTATGTGCAGGACGGCATTGCCGATCTGGGTATTGTAGGCGAAAACGTAATCCAGGAAACTGGTGTAGACGTAAGCTATCTGCAACGTTTGGGCTTTGGCAAATGCTCGCTTAAAATTGCAGTACCTAATACAGCCAATTACCAGTCGTTGAGCGATTTGAATGGCGAATCTATCGCCACCAGCTATCCTAACATTTTAGAGAAATTTCTGGGAGAAAATAATATCAAGGCCGATATCCGTACCATTTCTGGTTCGGTAGAGATCTCTCCGGGTCTGGGTTTGGCTAATGCCATTTTCGATATCGTGTCAACCGGTGGCACCTTGAAAAGCAACGGCTTGAAACCATTTGCCGATGTAATGTCGTCAGAAGCGGTGCTAATTGGCCGCAAAGGTTCAGAGAACGAAGATCTGGTTAAAGAGCTCATCCAGCGCATTCAATCTGTACTGCGTGCTAAAGAAACCAAATATGTGGTTTTAAATGCACCTAAAGATAACCTGCAGACCATTATAGATCTACTGCCAGGCGTTAAAAGCCCATCGGTAGTGCCACTGGCTGAGGAAGGTTGGGTTGCTATCCACACCGTAATTCCAGAGCGCGATTTCTGGGAGCGCATCAGCAAGCTGAAAGAAGCCGGCGCGCAAGGCATTGTGGTAATGCCAATTGAGAAGATTATACTGTAG
- a CDS encoding DUF4844 domain-containing protein encodes MSIDKNSSLNKLKQFKEQTKFIEETDKIFYPGISDPSIKEQLTDLINKSADDFSHTVKTNPTENNFRENIKIGLARITESGLQLDSEDEERVGKYYEELMDCVGLKSSEGIINDWVYGFNPGSK; translated from the coding sequence ATGAGTATTGATAAAAACAGTTCCCTGAATAAGTTAAAGCAATTCAAGGAACAGACTAAGTTTATTGAAGAAACCGATAAAATATTCTATCCTGGAATTTCCGACCCGAGCATAAAGGAGCAATTGACAGACTTAATAAACAAATCGGCTGACGATTTTTCTCATACAGTAAAAACCAATCCAACCGAGAATAATTTTCGGGAAAACATTAAAATCGGTCTCGCCCGGATAACGGAATCAGGCCTTCAACTTGACTCCGAGGATGAAGAACGAGTAGGAAAATATTATGAAGAATTAATGGATTGTGTTGGCCTAAAAAGCTCTGAGGGAATAATTAACGATTGGGTTTATGGATTCAACCCAGGAAGCAAATAA
- a CDS encoding HAD-IIIA family hydrolase gives MSGKNKAVFLDRDGVLNKELGDYVCRLEDFEVLDNFATLKQLQDRGFMLIVATNQGGLAKGWYSEETLDAMHQHLKETYARHGVTFTDIFYCPHHPNFTGDCDCRKPKPGMLLRAIDKYDIDPAQSYFIGDRERDVIAGTAAGVTGILINSDQPISDVIDLIK, from the coding sequence ATGTCAGGTAAAAACAAGGCCGTTTTCTTAGATCGAGACGGCGTATTAAATAAAGAACTGGGAGACTACGTGTGTCGGCTGGAAGACTTCGAGGTGCTGGACAATTTTGCAACCCTGAAACAGTTGCAAGACCGTGGCTTCATGCTCATTGTAGCCACCAACCAGGGCGGCCTGGCCAAAGGCTGGTATAGCGAAGAAACCCTGGATGCCATGCATCAGCATTTAAAAGAAACCTACGCCCGGCACGGTGTAACCTTTACCGATATATTCTACTGCCCGCATCACCCTAACTTTACCGGCGATTGTGATTGCCGCAAACCAAAACCAGGTATGCTGCTACGTGCTATAGATAAATATGATATCGATCCTGCTCAATCCTACTTCATCGGCGATCGTGAGCGCGACGTTATTGCCGGAACCGCCGCAGGTGTAACCGGTATATTAATAAACAGCGATCAGCCCATCAGCGACGTGATTGATTTGATCAAGTAA